The genomic stretch CGGATGATGTACTCCGTGCTTCCTACCTCGTCGGCGAGTTGGCAAACTTCCCACCGACATTCCGGGTGTACGATGATTTGCCACGGCTCCGGTGCTGCGCGCAACGCAAGCGCCTGCTCTTCCTTGAAGAGCGCATGCACCGAACAATGTCCCTTCCACAGCAGGAATCGCGCGGTCGCCAGCTTCTCCGGTGTCACACCACCGAAGGGCCGGTCCGGATCCACCACTACCATACTCTCCAGTGGCCACCCCAGCGCGAACGCCGTGTTACGCCCCAGGTGCTGATCCGGCAGAAACAGCACCTTGTGACCCGCGGCCGGGTCCCCGTCCGCAGTCGCGCCATGCAGCGCCCACTCCAGCACCAGCTTGGCGTTCGAACTGGTGCAACACGCCCCATCATGCTGTCCGACGAAGCCCTTCACGGCTGCGCTGGAATTGACATAAGTGATAGGTGTGATGGTTTGATCCGCATCACGCTCAAGCTGCGCCCAAACGGCCTCCACCTGGTCGATGTGCGCCATGTCCGCCATGCTGCACCCGGCCGTCAGATCGGGCAGGATTACCGCCTTCTCCCCGCCCGTGAGGATGTCAGCCGACTCGGCCATGAAGTGCACGCCGCAGAAGACGATGAACTCCGCCGTGCGCTGCTCCGCGGCGATCTGCGACAGCTTCAGACTGTCCCCCGTAAAGTCGGCGAACGCGATGACCTCGTCCTGCTGGTAATGGTGCCCCAGGATCATCAGCCGCGACCCAAGCTCCGCCTTCGCCGCGCTGATCCGCCTCCGCAGCTCCGCGTCGCTCGCCTCGGTATACGCGCTTGTCAAAGGTGCTTGCCGAACCATGCCATCCTCGTGTGCCGGCCCCATACGAAGTATAGCGGTGCCTCCCTGCATACCCGCTGCTCCGGTCAATCGCACCCTCGCAGGCCCCACTTCCGCCGTCGCCATTCCATGACCGTCAGTACGCTTACTACGCCTGCCGCGTTCGCCAAGAAGTCCAGCAGTTCCACGCCCCGCCCCACCGGTCCCTGGAGGTACTCGTCCAGTGCGGCGTACGGCAGCAGCACGGCCCCAGCAAACCACACTAAGCGGCCCGATAGCGGCGCTTTTCCCGCTTCCGCACAACGCCAGAACAGGAACGCCAGCAGTGCGAACGCCCCGAAGTGTGCCACCTTGTCCACCCAGGGCAAACCCGGCATCCCCAACCGCAGCTTCGGCAGATGCGTCGCCATGAACAGGAAGATCCAGTACGCGGGCAGCGCCCGCCGGTACCAGTGCCGCCACCGCGCATCGAGTTGGGTCGTGCCGCCACTCACAATGCCGCGGTCGCCCCCCCCGGAGCCGCGCGTACCGTTACCGCCTCCGGGTCCGCCGCCCGCCCCCGCTTCCCGTCGCGGTACACCTCCCGTGCCAGCGCCAGGTAATCTTCCGCCCCATGGCTGCCCGGGGCGTAGTCGAAGATCGTCTGGCCGAAGCTTGGGCATTCCGCCAGCTTGATGTTTCGACGTATCACGGTTTCAAAAATCCGCGCGCCCGACCACGGCGTCTCCGGTTCCGTTCCGGCCAGGAACGCCCGCACATCCTCCAGCACCTCCTGCGCCAGCCGCGTTCCCTTCTCGAACATGCACAGCACCACACCCGTCACCCGCAGGCGCGGATTGAGCTGCGACCGCACCAGTGTCACCGTCTCCAGCAGACGCCCCAGTCCCTGCAGCGCCAGAAAGTGTGGCTGTAACGGAATAATCACCTCATCCACCGCCGCCAGCGCATTCACCGTCAACAGTCCCAACGACGGCGCACAATCCATAATGCAGAAGTCGAAGCCCTCCTGGTACGGCCCGACCGCCCGCGCCAGCACCACGCCACGCTCATCAAACTCCGCCAGTTCCACATCCGCCCCCGCCAGATCCACTGTCGCGGGGATGAGCACCAGCCGGTCCGCGACGCTCCGCGCCGTATCGCCAATCGGCGCCTGCCGGAGCAGAACCTCGTAGATCGTCGGCTCGTCGGCGCCGACTTCCACGCCCAGGTGCAGTGTCGCATGCGACTGCGGGTCCAAATCCACCAGCAAGACCTGCTGACCCGCACGCGCCAATGCGGCCGCCAGGTTGACCGCCGTGGTCGTCTTCCCGACGCCGCCCTTCTGATTAAGAATCGCAATCGAACGCATGGCGGGCAGTATACCGCACGGTCGCCTACCCGCACCGCGACCCCTGCAACGGAGTCATTCCTTGGCACCGGGGGCGGATCGGCCTCCAACACACACTCCGTGGGCTCGTCCGCCTCCAAGTTCACCTGATTTTTCTGGAATCCGAACCCCGTCTGAATTACTCTGCGAGTATACTGGCGGTTGGGTGATGGGCGCTCAGGGGAACCATGACCCGGCTCGACGCCTTCGGAACAGAAGCTTGGTTGACCCCAAGAGGAGAGGAAAGATGAACACGAAGTTATTTTCCATGCGTAACCGACGATTCGCTGTGGGCACTCTCATCGCGTTGATGAGCACCCCCGCCCTGTGGGCCCAGAACATCGTCACTGGTGAGGGCCTCCCTTACGTCGGTTTCTCATCGCTCAGCCGTGAGGCCGATCGCGTCCTCCAGCAGTTTTACGACGACTCCTTCTTCGCCACCGTTGACCAGCCCCTCCAGATCACCGCGATGTCCTTCCGCCTCCCGGCCGTCGCCGGCGTGGACTACCCGGCCCTGGGCGACCTCAACTTCGGGCGCTATGACATCACGCTGGCCGAGCCCTCCGCCGCAGCCGTCGCTGCCAATGGCCTGACCTCCGCCACGTTTGCCGACAACATGTCGAACCCGGTGCTCGTCCGCTCCGGCCCCCTCACGGTGCCGCAATTCAGTTTTGAGAGCAACGCCGTGGGTGCAGATGCCGATTTCAGCTTCATCATTACCTTCGACACCCCCTACAACTTCACCCCCGGTCAGGACCTCGTCATGCTGGTCCGACACGACGGTCACGGTGACGTACACGGGGTTGAGACCCGCTGGAACTTCGACGGCTATGCCTGGACCAACGGCAGCGTCGTCAGCACGGGTAATGTCGATGATGCGGTTGGCAATTTCGGCCCCGGCTCCTTCAACCTCGCAAACCGCATCCAGTTCACGTTCGTCCCCGAGCCGGCCGGCCTCGTCCTGCTGGCGTTGGGTGGGCTTCTGATCGGCCGCCGCCGTTAACCCGCAGTGATTCAGATATAGGAGGCGACCCCGGTGGTCCGTGCGGGACCGCCGGGGTCGCCGTGTATTGCGGTGGGGGCGATCAACCTGCCAGCGCCTGGGCAATGGCCTCTGAAAAAACCGGCAGGTCCTGCGGCAGCCGCGACGTGATCAGATTCCCGTCACGTACCACCGGTTCGTCGATGTACTTGCCGCCGGCCGCCGTGATCTCCGGGCCGACGTTTTCGATGCAGGTGCTGGTACGGCCCGCCATGACGCCGGCGGTCACGAGCACTTGCGGGCCGTGACAGATGGCCGCCACCGGCTTACCGCTCGTCACGAAATCACGGGCAAACGCGACGGCCTGCTCGTTCTCACGCAGCCCCGCCGGGGACCGCCCGCCAGGGATGATCAGGGCGTCGAAGTCGGCCACCTGGACATCCCGGATACGCTTCTCAACGCTGATCTTCTGCTCACTGTTGTATGCCTGGATTTCGCCGCGCTCCAAACCGATGATGGTCACGCGCGCCCCGCGGTCCTTGAGGTATGCCATCGGCTCAAGGGTTTCGCCGTCATGGAAGCCCGGCGCGATCATGATCGCAACGTGTCGCCCTGTCAGCAGATGGGCGTCGGTGCCGTCAGCGCGGACCGCGGGCTGAGAGCTCTGGCAGCCGGCGGCGAGCAAGGCGGTGGCGAGCAGGGGCGTGGTGAAAAGGAGTGTCGATCGCATGTGATCCTCCTGGATGTTGAGTGGGGGATGGAAAGCCGTACTTACAGGACTGTAGCGCGCCGGTGACCAAACACCCACGTTCATTTGTCGGGGGGCGTCACGCAGCGCGAGTGGTAGTGTGATTTCTGGACGTTGCGACGTGGGACGGGTACCGTTCGGGGTACGCGGCACTTTTTACCAGGCCGCCGCAATGTCGTAATCACCCCCGTGCGGGGGAGGTTTATGGACGCGTCAAGCAATAGTGCCACGCCGCCAGCTGTCGTAGCGCTGGTGCA from Phycisphaerales bacterium encodes the following:
- the nadA gene encoding quinolinate synthase NadA, giving the protein MVRQAPLTSAYTEASDAELRRRISAAKAELGSRLMILGHHYQQDEVIAFADFTGDSLKLSQIAAEQRTAEFIVFCGVHFMAESADILTGGEKAVILPDLTAGCSMADMAHIDQVEAVWAQLERDADQTITPITYVNSSAAVKGFVGQHDGACCTSSNAKLVLEWALHGATADGDPAAGHKVLFLPDQHLGRNTAFALGWPLESMVVVDPDRPFGGVTPEKLATARFLLWKGHCSVHALFKEEQALALRAAPEPWQIIVHPECRWEVCQLADEVGSTEYIIRTVTAAPEGSFWAIGTELHLVNRLAAALPEKRIRSLAGVQCLCSTMYRIDLKHLCWVLEELVRGKSVNRIRVAEETAHWARVALNRMLDLCPAQPLSAR
- the vanZ gene encoding VanZ family protein → MSGGTTQLDARWRHWYRRALPAYWIFLFMATHLPKLRLGMPGLPWVDKVAHFGAFALLAFLFWRCAEAGKAPLSGRLVWFAGAVLLPYAALDEYLQGPVGRGVELLDFLANAAGVVSVLTVMEWRRRKWGLRGCD
- a CDS encoding ParA family protein; amino-acid sequence: MRSIAILNQKGGVGKTTTAVNLAAALARAGQQVLLVDLDPQSHATLHLGVEVGADEPTIYEVLLRQAPIGDTARSVADRLVLIPATVDLAGADVELAEFDERGVVLARAVGPYQEGFDFCIMDCAPSLGLLTVNALAAVDEVIIPLQPHFLALQGLGRLLETVTLVRSQLNPRLRVTGVVLCMFEKGTRLAQEVLEDVRAFLAGTEPETPWSGARIFETVIRRNIKLAECPSFGQTIFDYAPGSHGAEDYLALAREVYRDGKRGRAADPEAVTVRAAPGGATAAL
- a CDS encoding PEP-CTERM sorting domain-containing protein (PEP-CTERM proteins occur, often in large numbers, in the proteomes of bacteria that also encode an exosortase, a predicted intramembrane cysteine proteinase. The presence of a PEP-CTERM domain at a protein's C-terminus predicts cleavage within the sorting domain, followed by covalent anchoring to some some component of the (usually Gram-negative) cell surface. Many PEP-CTERM proteins exhibit an unusual sequence composition that includes large numbers of potential glycosylation sites. Expression of one such protein has been shown restore the ability of a bacterium to form floc, a type of biofilm.), with amino-acid sequence MNTKLFSMRNRRFAVGTLIALMSTPALWAQNIVTGEGLPYVGFSSLSREADRVLQQFYDDSFFATVDQPLQITAMSFRLPAVAGVDYPALGDLNFGRYDITLAEPSAAAVAANGLTSATFADNMSNPVLVRSGPLTVPQFSFESNAVGADADFSFIITFDTPYNFTPGQDLVMLVRHDGHGDVHGVETRWNFDGYAWTNGSVVSTGNVDDAVGNFGPGSFNLANRIQFTFVPEPAGLVLLALGGLLIGRRR
- a CDS encoding type 1 glutamine amidotransferase; the protein is MRSTLLFTTPLLATALLAAGCQSSQPAVRADGTDAHLLTGRHVAIMIAPGFHDGETLEPMAYLKDRGARVTIIGLERGEIQAYNSEQKISVEKRIRDVQVADFDALIIPGGRSPAGLRENEQAVAFARDFVTSGKPVAAICHGPQVLVTAGVMAGRTSTCIENVGPEITAAGGKYIDEPVVRDGNLITSRLPQDLPVFSEAIAQALAG